From a single Mobula birostris isolate sMobBir1 chromosome 13, sMobBir1.hap1, whole genome shotgun sequence genomic region:
- the LOC140208278 gene encoding uncharacterized protein has protein sequence MAHQRVHTGERPFTCSDCRKGFAQSSHLQSHQRVHTGERPFTCSDCGRGFTQSSNLKVHQRVHTGERPFTCSDCGKGFTLSSQLKVHQRVHTGERPFTCSDCGKGFTQSSHLQTHWSFHTGERPFTCPDCGKGFTRSSHLQSHQRVHTGEKPFTCSVCRKGFACSSNLKVHQRVHTGERPFTCSDCGKGFTQASHLLRHQSVYTGGRPFTCSDCGKGFSQASKLKVHQRVHTGERPFTCSDCGKGFTQASHLLTHRSFHTGERPFTCPDCGKGFTQSSHLQSHQRVHTGERPFTCSDCGKGFVRSSNLKVHQRFHTGERPFTCSDCGKGFTLSSQLKVHQRVHTGERPFTCLDCGKGFTQASQLLTHQSVHTGERPFTCSDCGKGFTRSSDLQRHQRIHTGERPFTCTDCGKGFTCSSSLKVHQRVHTGEKPFTCSECGKGFTESSKLLAHQTVHTGERPFICSDCGRGFTQSSNLLRHQRVHTG, from the coding sequence atggctcaccagcgagttcacactggggagaggccgttcacctgctcagactgtaggaagggattcgctcagtcatctcatctacagagtcaccaacgtgttcacactggagagaggccgttcacctgctcagactgtgggaggggatttACCCAGTCATCCAATCTGAAagttcatcagcgagttcacactggggagaggccgttcacctgctcagactgtgggaagggattcactctgtcatcccaactgaaagtacatcagagggttcacactggagagaggccgttcacctgctcggactgtgggaagggattcactcagtcatctcacctaCAGACACACTGGTcatttcacactggagagaggccatttacctgcccagactgtgggaagggattcactcggtcatctcacctacagagtcaccaacgagttcatactggggagaagccgttcacctgctcagtctgtaggaAGGGATTCGCTTGTTCATccaatctgaaggtacatcagagggttcacactggggagaggccgttcacctgctcagactgtgggaagggattcactcaggcatctcacctactgagacaccaatCAGTTTACACTGGggggaggccattcacctgctcagactgtgggaagggattctctcagGCATCCaagctgaaggtacatcagagagttcacaccggagaaaggccattcacctgctcagactgtgggaagggattcactcaggcatctcacctactgacacaccggtcatttcacactggggagaggccattcacctgcccagactgtgggaagggattcactcagtcatcccatctacagagtcaccaacgagttcacactggggagaggccgttcacctgctcagactgcgggaagggattcgttCGCTCATccaatctgaaggtacatcagcgatttcacactggggagaggccgttcacctgctcagactgtgggaagggattcactttgtcatcccaattgaaggtacatcagagggttcacactggagagagaccattcacctgcttggactgtgggaagggattcactcaggcatctcaactactgacacaccagtcagttcacacgggggagaggccgttcacctgctcagactgtgggaagggattcactcggtcatctgacctacagagacaccagcgaattcacaccggggagaggccattcacctgcacagactgtgggaagggattcacttgctcatccagtctgaaggtacatcagcgagttcacactggggagaagccgttcacctgctcggaatgtgggaagggattcacagagTCATccaaactactggcacaccagacagttcacactggggagaggccattcatctgctcagactgtgggaggggattcactcagtcatctaatctactgagacaccagcgagttcacactgggtag